The following are encoded in a window of Nitrospira sp. genomic DNA:
- the surE gene encoding 5'/3'-nucleotidase SurE — MRILVTNDDGIDSPGLTALAEALKAIGEVWVVAPDRERTAVAHAVTLHKPLRLHRLAPRTFSVNGTPVDCVNLALLKVMPKPPAIVVSGINKGVNLGDDVLYSGTVSAAMEGTILGIPSIAVSQEGRETFRFPVAADYAARIVRQVLAQGLPDETLLNVNVPNRALRAIKGVRVTCLSRRRFHNPIIEKLDPHGRKYYWIAGTRVSWSRSKNADHEALEQGRVSVTPIHLDCTNYAVLDHFRAWEPMIQGKSVRPKPHPQSASRRKG; from the coding sequence ATGCGAATCTTAGTCACAAATGACGATGGGATCGACTCGCCAGGCCTGACGGCATTGGCCGAAGCGCTTAAGGCGATCGGCGAGGTGTGGGTGGTGGCGCCGGATCGAGAGCGGACCGCTGTGGCTCATGCCGTGACCTTGCATAAGCCTCTTCGGCTCCATCGCCTGGCTCCACGCACATTTTCCGTCAACGGCACGCCGGTGGACTGTGTGAATTTGGCGTTGCTCAAGGTGATGCCGAAGCCTCCTGCCATTGTGGTGTCCGGAATCAACAAGGGCGTCAATCTCGGCGATGATGTGCTCTACTCAGGCACCGTCTCTGCGGCGATGGAAGGGACGATTCTCGGCATTCCATCGATTGCCGTCTCGCAGGAGGGTCGAGAGACGTTTCGATTTCCTGTCGCCGCGGACTATGCCGCGCGTATTGTGCGGCAGGTATTGGCGCAGGGGTTGCCGGACGAGACGTTGTTGAATGTGAATGTGCCGAATCGTGCGTTGCGGGCCATCAAGGGAGTTCGGGTCACCTGCCTGAGTCGGCGGCGCTTTCATAACCCCATCATCGAAAAGCTCGATCCGCATGGCAGAAAGTATTATTGGATTGCCGGGACGCGGGTATCCTGGAGCCGGAGCAAAAACGCCGATCATGAAGCGCTCGAACAGGGACGGGTGTCGGTGACCCCGATCCATCTGGACTGCACCAACTACGCCGTCCTCGATCATTTTCGCGCCTGGGAACCGATGATCCAAGGTAAGTCGGTGCGCCCCAAGCCGCATCCGCAGTCAGCCTCCCGGCGGAAGGGGTGA
- a CDS encoding DedA family protein, with product MIGSLIEAIIGELSRFVIACISRFGYAGILFTMAVESACIPLPSEIIMPFSGYLVLSGQFTMLGVTLAGAVGNVVGSIAAYYAGVWGGRPFVERYGPYFLVSHRDLDIADRWFLKYGEAAVFFSRMLPVVRTFISLPAGIARMNFPRFVLFTFLGALPWCYLLAYIGFKMGEHWEDLRQYFHGFDIVIGLALAAIMGFFVWSHWPKQRSTLP from the coding sequence ATGATTGGAAGTCTCATTGAAGCGATCATCGGCGAGCTGAGCCGCTTCGTCATCGCCTGCATTTCCCGATTCGGCTATGCCGGAATTCTGTTTACTATGGCCGTGGAGAGCGCCTGCATCCCGTTGCCCAGCGAGATTATCATGCCGTTTTCCGGCTATCTGGTGCTGTCCGGGCAGTTCACGATGCTCGGGGTCACATTGGCCGGGGCAGTAGGAAACGTCGTCGGGTCTATTGCAGCCTACTACGCGGGGGTTTGGGGTGGCCGCCCGTTCGTGGAGCGTTATGGCCCGTACTTTCTCGTGTCGCATCGAGATCTCGACATTGCCGATCGCTGGTTCCTGAAATACGGGGAAGCCGCAGTTTTTTTCAGCCGGATGCTGCCGGTGGTGCGCACATTTATTTCATTGCCGGCCGGCATCGCCCGGATGAACTTCCCTCGTTTTGTGCTGTTCACGTTTCTCGGTGCGTTGCCCTGGTGCTACCTCCTTGCGTATATCGGGTTCAAGATGGGCGAGCACTGGGAAGATCTGCGGCAATATTTTCATGGGTTTGATATCGTGATTGGCTTGGCGCTCGCCGCGATCATGGGGTTCTTTGTCTGGTCGCACTGGCCGAAGCAGCGCTCCACTCTTCCCTAG
- the cysS gene encoding cysteine--tRNA ligase, translated as MLKIYNTLTGKKETFEPLVPSTVRMYVCGVTVYDYCHIGHARSALVFDVVRRYLEYSGFRVEFVKNFTDVDDKIIKRANEQHVSCDAITATYIQAYHDDMARLGVRPASIEPKATEHMADIVRLTETLIAKGLAYQVDGDVYFEVAKYGDYGRLSKRKMDDLQAGARVGVDERKRHPMDFALWKSAKPGEPAWPSPWGQGRPGWHIECSAMSIRHLGETFDIHGGGMDLIFPHHENEIAQSCGATGKEFARYWMHNGFVQINQEKMSKSLGNFFTIREIFEKSEWPEAETGELLRYFLLATQYRGPLDFSDQALKEAKNAANGFYDLFARLAETGGNAAGDAGLNPAIERCRAAFQSAMDDDINTPVALAALQGLRSDLNKLLAEGLSTEARRAAREAFRSLGRVLALFQLDHWVFNVETGGSVSLASEVEIERQIAERTEAKKRKDFKRADAIRAELAAQGIVIEDKPDGTSRWKR; from the coding sequence ATGCTCAAAATCTACAACACGCTCACGGGAAAGAAAGAAACGTTTGAACCGCTCGTACCGAGCACTGTTCGCATGTACGTGTGCGGGGTAACGGTCTATGACTATTGCCACATCGGGCATGCGCGTAGTGCTCTGGTGTTTGATGTGGTTCGGCGGTATCTCGAATATTCCGGCTTTCGCGTCGAGTTTGTCAAAAACTTCACCGATGTCGATGACAAGATCATCAAACGCGCCAATGAACAGCATGTCAGTTGCGACGCGATTACTGCGACATACATTCAGGCCTATCACGATGATATGGCCCGATTGGGGGTGCGCCCCGCGTCGATCGAGCCGAAAGCCACCGAGCATATGGCTGACATCGTCCGGTTGACCGAAACCCTGATCGCAAAGGGTTTGGCGTATCAAGTGGACGGAGATGTCTACTTCGAAGTTGCCAAGTACGGAGATTACGGGCGACTCTCCAAGCGGAAGATGGACGATCTTCAAGCCGGGGCACGGGTGGGTGTGGACGAGCGAAAACGGCACCCGATGGATTTCGCTCTCTGGAAGAGCGCCAAGCCTGGCGAGCCGGCCTGGCCGAGCCCCTGGGGCCAGGGACGGCCGGGGTGGCACATCGAATGTTCCGCCATGTCCATTCGGCACCTGGGCGAGACGTTCGATATTCATGGCGGCGGGATGGATCTTATTTTCCCGCATCATGAGAATGAGATTGCCCAGTCTTGCGGTGCGACCGGGAAAGAATTTGCCCGCTACTGGATGCACAACGGGTTTGTGCAGATCAATCAAGAGAAGATGTCCAAGTCGCTGGGGAACTTTTTCACGATCAGAGAGATCTTTGAAAAGTCTGAGTGGCCGGAAGCGGAGACCGGAGAGCTGTTGCGGTATTTTCTTCTGGCGACGCAATACCGAGGGCCATTGGATTTCTCCGATCAAGCTTTGAAAGAAGCGAAGAATGCGGCGAATGGGTTCTATGATCTCTTTGCACGATTGGCCGAGACGGGCGGGAATGCGGCAGGAGATGCAGGACTGAATCCGGCGATTGAACGATGCAGGGCCGCCTTTCAGTCGGCTATGGACGATGATATCAATACACCTGTGGCTCTTGCGGCGTTGCAAGGGCTGCGGAGCGATCTGAATAAACTGCTTGCCGAGGGGTTGTCGACGGAGGCGCGCCGCGCGGCCAGAGAGGCTTTCCGGTCGCTGGGCCGGGTGTTGGCATTGTTCCAGTTGGATCATTGGGTATTCAACGTCGAAACCGGGGGATCTGTGTCCCTCGCCAGTGAGGTCGAGATTGAGAGACAAATTGCCGAACGAACGGAAGCCAAGAAGCGGAAGGACTTCAAACGCGCCGACGCCATTCGAGCGGAACTGGCAGCCCAAGGCATCGTCATCGAGGACAAGCCCGATGGCACCAGCCGATGGAAGCGATGA
- the rlmB gene encoding 23S rRNA (guanosine(2251)-2'-O)-methyltransferase RlmB: protein MAPADGSDDSQEILYGLHAVREALKAGSRPLQRLHVIRTDKQFAELVQLARALHVPVHIQPLASLDRLAPGGRHQGIVAFAAAKAYQTEDSILAGAAKRNEPPLLVILDGVEDPHNLGAVLRTAEGAGVHGVFIPERRAAGLTSVVAKVSAGAIDHIPVARVTNTSRLLESLKAAGVWIYGLDPAATKLFTDVDFRGPVGLVFGGEGAGIRPGVLQHCDERIRIPMKGHVQSLNVSASAAVTLFEAVRQRAVPAPPRTR from the coding sequence ATGGCACCAGCCGATGGAAGCGATGACAGCCAGGAGATTCTCTACGGTCTCCATGCGGTCCGGGAAGCGCTGAAGGCCGGCAGCAGGCCGTTGCAGCGGCTGCACGTGATTCGGACTGATAAGCAGTTCGCGGAACTGGTGCAGCTGGCCAGGGCGTTGCATGTGCCGGTTCATATCCAGCCGCTCGCGTCTCTCGATCGGCTGGCTCCCGGCGGCCGACACCAGGGTATCGTGGCTTTTGCCGCGGCGAAGGCCTATCAGACGGAAGATTCCATTCTTGCCGGCGCCGCCAAACGGAACGAGCCGCCGTTACTCGTGATTCTCGATGGCGTGGAAGATCCACATAATCTTGGCGCGGTACTTCGCACGGCCGAAGGGGCCGGGGTGCATGGGGTGTTTATTCCTGAGCGGCGGGCGGCCGGGCTGACGTCGGTGGTGGCGAAAGTATCGGCCGGGGCGATCGACCATATCCCCGTTGCCCGCGTGACGAATACCAGCCGGCTGCTGGAGTCGTTGAAAGCGGCAGGGGTGTGGATCTACGGATTGGATCCGGCGGCGACGAAGCTGTTCACCGACGTGGATTTCCGAGGCCCTGTCGGGTTGGTTTTCGGGGGAGAAGGCGCGGGGATTCGTCCCGGCGTTTTACAGCATTGCGATGAGCGGATTCGCATCCCGATGAAGGGGCATGTGCAGTCGCTGAATGTCTCGGCTTCTGCGGCAGTGACGCTCTTCGAGGCGGTGCGGCAGCGCGCCGTGCCCGCACCACCCCGCACACGTTAG
- a CDS encoding LuxR C-terminal-related transcriptional regulator has protein sequence MAKAPTKPRVRKSLADLEPPPRKKRPESLTAREQEILELIWAGFKNKEIGTKLKISVKTVEAHRANMMKKMRVSNTAQLLKNAIQGGVLKIR, from the coding sequence ATGGCCAAAGCACCGACCAAGCCTCGGGTACGCAAATCCCTTGCTGACCTCGAGCCCCCTCCCCGCAAGAAACGGCCGGAGTCGCTCACCGCACGCGAACAGGAAATCTTAGAATTGATCTGGGCCGGATTTAAGAATAAGGAAATCGGCACCAAGCTCAAGATCAGCGTGAAAACGGTGGAAGCGCACCGCGCGAACATGATGAAGAAGATGCGGGTGTCCAACACCGCACAACTCCTGAAGAACGCCATTCAAGGCGGCGTGCTGAAGATCCGCTAA
- a CDS encoding prepilin peptidase, with translation MWQLYLIVGLLGALIGSFLNVCIYRLPRHESIVWPGSHCPACSKPIAWYDNVPMLGYLMLAGRCRACSVSIPLHYPVVEALNTVGYLATLWVFGPTLVAAVYAILFSALLVVAGTDLSHKIIPNAVTFPGIVLGLVSAATILPLGLLNGLVGLLVGGGILWLLAWASPYLFGKEGMGGGDIKLLAMIGAFLGWKLALMTIMIGSLVGSIVGISLLAAQVIKREEYIPFGPFLVLGAVSALFFGAPLLEWYQGLLAG, from the coding sequence ATGTGGCAGTTGTATCTCATCGTGGGACTCTTGGGCGCACTTATTGGGAGTTTTCTCAATGTGTGCATTTACCGACTGCCTCGCCATGAATCCATTGTCTGGCCAGGATCCCATTGTCCTGCCTGCTCCAAGCCGATCGCCTGGTACGACAACGTACCGATGCTGGGCTATCTGATGCTAGCCGGTCGATGTCGCGCCTGTTCCGTCAGCATTCCACTCCACTATCCCGTCGTAGAAGCGTTGAATACTGTCGGGTATCTGGCCACGCTGTGGGTTTTTGGGCCTACGTTGGTGGCGGCGGTTTATGCCATTCTGTTTTCCGCCTTGCTTGTGGTGGCGGGCACGGACTTGTCCCATAAGATTATTCCCAATGCCGTCACCTTTCCCGGGATCGTGTTAGGGCTGGTGAGTGCCGCAACCATCTTGCCATTGGGATTGTTGAATGGCCTTGTGGGCCTCCTCGTTGGTGGCGGGATTTTGTGGCTGCTCGCCTGGGCCAGTCCCTATCTGTTCGGCAAAGAAGGGATGGGCGGCGGGGATATCAAATTACTGGCCATGATCGGGGCATTTCTGGGGTGGAAGCTGGCATTGATGACGATCATGATTGGATCCCTGGTCGGGTCGATCGTCGGCATTTCGCTTCTCGCGGCGCAGGTGATCAAGCGCGAGGAGTACATTCCATTTGGCCCCTTCCTGGTCCTGGGCGCAGTGAGCGCCCTCTTCTTTGGAGCCCCCCTTCTCGAGTGGTACCAGGGGTTGTTGGCGGGCTAA
- a CDS encoding GspH/FimT family pseudopilin, translating to MKNESGFSLTEALTSMAIVGLVSALAIPNLMMLNARMQADVFAQQVSSELRWARQWAISKRDRVRLVFDQDRQAIVAQIGNDRVQHHQLSYQHKGLEIDEPSAGPDVVFHPSGRSATATTIQFRNGQGHARTITVSLTGRVSIR from the coding sequence GTGAAGAATGAGAGCGGGTTCAGCCTCACGGAGGCGCTGACCTCGATGGCCATCGTCGGACTCGTATCGGCGTTGGCCATTCCCAATCTGATGATGCTGAACGCGCGCATGCAGGCCGATGTGTTTGCGCAGCAGGTCTCGTCTGAACTCCGTTGGGCCAGGCAATGGGCGATCTCGAAGCGAGACCGTGTCCGGCTGGTATTCGATCAAGACCGCCAGGCGATCGTTGCGCAGATCGGCAATGATCGCGTGCAGCATCACCAGTTGTCGTATCAGCACAAAGGGCTTGAGATTGATGAGCCGAGCGCGGGACCGGATGTCGTCTTTCATCCGAGCGGTCGTTCTGCGACCGCCACGACGATTCAATTCCGCAACGGCCAGGGGCATGCCCGCACCATCACCGTGAGTCTTACGGGACGAGTCTCAATTCGATGA
- a CDS encoding prepilin-type N-terminal cleavage/methylation domain-containing protein, whose translation MTRRYDRGFSLVEAMVAMTISTIVVMGGMAAIEVSARLVQQGTLKTRALALAQGRLEAKRSVRWEALLLDDLDHDGRTDVMMADDGQGGDVLAGDGIYSAQWEHDGVTLKWTVAMDRLGPLSTAGWVTIRAAASYQAFGGVRVVELGTVRANPTFTGAR comes from the coding sequence ATGACGCGGCGTTACGACAGGGGCTTCAGTCTGGTAGAGGCGATGGTCGCCATGACTATTTCAACGATTGTCGTGATGGGGGGGATGGCGGCGATTGAGGTGTCTGCCAGGCTGGTTCAACAGGGGACTTTAAAGACCAGGGCATTGGCCCTGGCGCAGGGGCGCTTGGAAGCCAAGCGGTCCGTGCGGTGGGAGGCGCTTCTGCTGGATGATCTCGACCATGACGGCAGGACGGATGTGATGATGGCGGATGATGGTCAGGGGGGCGATGTCTTGGCCGGAGACGGCATCTACTCGGCTCAGTGGGAGCATGACGGGGTGACCCTGAAGTGGACGGTGGCAATGGACCGTCTCGGACCGCTCAGCACCGCCGGATGGGTGACGATTCGGGCGGCGGCATCCTATCAGGCGTTCGGTGGCGTGCGGGTGGTGGAGCTGGGAACCGTGCGGGCCAATCCGACATTCACAGGGGCTCGATGA
- a CDS encoding GspE/PulE family protein — protein MQSPGDKLPNANPSNNVERPLGKNPPARMDRERRLLSLLVTRGVLSQDEMEAVLEAVRVEGVDLESLLLDTYHVPKSDFGAVLSEYYSCPFLAYDERVVLEVALLKNLRIEYLRKSAWVPIKRQGAVVEILRADPQDLDKDPDIRRAFPRLTIRVVVGLRRDLEKWLLLATEQSARGAIADILGELVQEVWNEADGTVQQITEHDSAIVRLANQLIAEADRLGASDIHIEPYSTGRDTAVRFRVDGTCFPYMKIPSGYRRAVVSRIKIMANLDIAERRKPQDGKIRYRLGKDRELELRVATLPTAGENEDVTLRLLTAKIPMPLEAMEFMPGVLQAVKELVERPQGILLCVGPTGSGKTTTLHALLKQVNTDARKIVTAEDPIELTQEGLRQVQVHPKIGFTFAAAMRAFLRADPDIIMIGEMRDKETADIAIEASLTGHLVMSTLHTNSAVETVTRLLDMGCDAFNFSDAMLGVLAQRLCKRLCVHCKEAYYPDRQEFDDLVQAYGACDWDRVGVTYSPGLSFYRARGCERCNQSGFKGRMALHELLVGSDEVKRCIQSRARTAEMAGVARREGMVTLLQHGIQKVFEGVTTYRQVRAVAVK, from the coding sequence GTGCAGAGTCCAGGCGACAAGCTCCCCAACGCGAATCCGTCTAACAACGTAGAACGTCCGCTAGGCAAGAATCCGCCTGCTCGCATGGATCGGGAGCGCCGTCTCCTGTCGCTGCTGGTGACTCGCGGCGTGCTCAGTCAGGATGAGATGGAAGCCGTGCTTGAGGCGGTACGGGTGGAAGGGGTTGACTTGGAGTCGCTCCTCCTCGACACGTATCACGTTCCCAAGTCGGACTTTGGTGCCGTGCTCAGCGAGTATTATAGCTGTCCGTTTCTTGCGTACGATGAACGCGTCGTTCTAGAGGTGGCGCTCCTCAAGAATCTGCGCATTGAGTATCTCAGGAAAAGCGCATGGGTGCCGATCAAGCGGCAGGGAGCGGTGGTGGAGATTCTTCGGGCGGATCCGCAGGATCTCGATAAAGATCCTGACATCCGGCGAGCGTTCCCACGGCTGACGATTCGAGTCGTGGTTGGACTACGGCGCGATCTCGAAAAGTGGTTGCTTCTGGCCACCGAGCAGTCGGCTCGCGGGGCGATCGCCGACATTCTCGGCGAACTCGTGCAGGAGGTCTGGAACGAAGCCGATGGCACCGTGCAGCAGATTACGGAGCATGATTCCGCCATCGTACGACTGGCGAACCAATTGATCGCGGAGGCAGACCGGCTCGGGGCTTCGGATATTCACATCGAACCCTATTCGACCGGGCGTGACACCGCGGTGCGCTTCCGTGTTGACGGGACCTGCTTCCCCTACATGAAGATACCCTCCGGCTACCGGCGTGCGGTCGTGTCACGCATCAAGATCATGGCCAATCTGGATATCGCGGAGCGGCGCAAACCCCAGGATGGCAAGATTCGCTATCGCCTCGGAAAAGATCGAGAGCTTGAACTGCGCGTGGCGACGCTTCCTACGGCAGGAGAGAACGAAGATGTGACGCTGCGACTTTTAACGGCGAAAATCCCGATGCCGTTGGAGGCCATGGAATTTATGCCGGGTGTTTTGCAGGCCGTCAAGGAGTTGGTCGAACGTCCGCAGGGTATTCTCCTCTGTGTGGGTCCGACCGGGTCCGGGAAAACGACGACCCTGCATGCCCTATTGAAGCAGGTGAATACCGATGCTCGGAAGATCGTGACGGCAGAGGATCCGATCGAACTGACCCAGGAGGGGCTCCGTCAAGTGCAGGTGCACCCCAAGATCGGCTTTACCTTCGCTGCGGCTATGCGGGCGTTTCTGCGGGCCGATCCGGATATCATCATGATCGGGGAGATGCGCGATAAAGAAACCGCGGACATCGCGATTGAGGCATCACTCACGGGTCACTTGGTGATGAGTACGCTGCACACCAACAGTGCCGTCGAGACCGTGACGCGACTGTTGGATATGGGGTGCGATGCGTTCAACTTTTCCGATGCGATGCTAGGCGTGCTGGCGCAACGATTGTGCAAGCGCCTCTGTGTGCACTGCAAAGAGGCGTACTATCCGGATCGGCAGGAGTTTGACGACCTGGTTCAAGCCTATGGAGCGTGTGACTGGGACCGAGTCGGAGTCACGTATTCGCCAGGGCTGAGCTTCTATCGCGCGCGTGGATGTGAGCGCTGCAATCAGAGCGGATTCAAAGGCCGGATGGCGCTGCATGAGTTGCTGGTCGGTTCAGACGAGGTAAAGCGCTGTATTCAGTCTCGGGCCAGAACGGCAGAGATGGCGGGTGTCGCGAGGCGTGAGGGGATGGTGACACTGCTCCAACATGGGATTCAGAAAGTTTTCGAAGGCGTCACCACCTATCGACAAGTTCGTGCTGTGGCTGTGAAGTGA
- a CDS encoding type II secretion system protein, whose amino-acid sequence MHSRSNRLRKVRTQEGGFTLLEIMIVLVIVGIAAALTVPNFTFMYAKYELYQTTTTIYNRLIMARSAAISRNAMIVATPANIPLGLDQVTFTAPLGAETLPLNVRFVLPLPVNPIGYTPRGLSTSPLAVQTIQLQSVRNPSLIYTISLAPSGKVTWCRQAINPCVLNATS is encoded by the coding sequence ATGCACTCTAGATCAAACAGGCTACGCAAGGTCCGTACACAGGAAGGGGGGTTCACCCTTCTTGAGATCATGATCGTGCTTGTCATTGTTGGGATTGCTGCGGCGCTGACCGTTCCGAACTTTACATTCATGTATGCCAAGTACGAGCTGTATCAAACCACTACCACGATTTATAACCGCCTCATCATGGCTCGCTCTGCTGCCATCAGCCGGAACGCTATGATTGTGGCCACTCCAGCCAATATACCGTTGGGCCTGGACCAGGTGACGTTCACCGCGCCACTTGGAGCAGAGACCTTGCCTTTAAATGTGAGATTTGTCCTGCCGCTGCCAGTTAATCCTATCGGTTATACGCCCAGAGGGTTGAGCACATCGCCTCTGGCGGTTCAGACAATTCAACTGCAAAGCGTACGTAACCCCAGTCTGATTTACACGATCTCACTCGCGCCTTCGGGAAAGGTGACGTGGTGTCGGCAGGCCATCAACCCTTGTGTGTTGAACGCCACATCATGA
- the pilV gene encoding type IV pilus modification protein PilV, with protein MKARNEQGFTLVEVLVSAAILGVGVMGMAAMQGMSLGKNVDANDLSIVTNIAADMMERIQNNRRYSWAYHNLDTTGPGNCLVGGLPAPPPLGIQPITSPQVTQVVQGDCTQWRARVLGSNLVNAVGLVTATQVAPAGSGAMQVTVRVNWNDRGPGQRARTVAFQTLVVPE; from the coding sequence ATGAAGGCACGCAACGAACAGGGTTTCACGTTGGTAGAAGTGCTTGTCTCGGCTGCTATTCTCGGTGTGGGTGTGATGGGTATGGCGGCTATGCAGGGCATGTCACTCGGGAAGAATGTCGATGCCAACGATTTATCCATTGTGACGAACATCGCCGCCGACATGATGGAGCGGATCCAGAACAACCGGCGGTACTCCTGGGCGTACCACAATCTCGATACGACCGGCCCAGGTAACTGCCTTGTAGGCGGATTGCCAGCCCCGCCTCCACTTGGCATTCAGCCGATTACCAGTCCACAGGTGACGCAGGTGGTTCAGGGAGATTGTACCCAGTGGCGGGCGAGAGTTCTAGGTTCGAATCTGGTGAATGCAGTTGGTTTGGTGACGGCGACTCAAGTGGCGCCGGCCGGATCTGGAGCCATGCAGGTCACAGTCAGGGTGAACTGGAACGACCGAGGGCCTGGACAGCGAGCCAGGACCGTGGCATTTCAAACGCTTGTTGTTCCCGAGTGA
- a CDS encoding PilW family protein: MTTQPQVRSQAQAGFTLTEVMVATMMTTALLAAGFGALTVSQKTTRVSGQVGQTQATARNALDMITADLKLAGFGMQGLTTPVGGCHINGTPSALVPADNNPAGADFGPDSISMVVPMTNSIPAVGALWQVFVPPAGTIGGPKTPITNIPMPANATTGMGTALPGGFLSLPGNVVSLGGVAGSIIQAANVGGLTISPAIQDPTAFGTGTQVYLVQCITYQVIPPPDVLNICQGSAPCLVRGAVPAALVLPGALPNCNQVNANCVPIMDGVEDLQLAYACDGCNPIINSGNPDGQIDDLNGNNIFDTPDFVTDRNWFGTAAPFGASMTPAKIRMAQVTIVARQTQLDQGMGEGISTNVSNNNAITNVSDHNHVTGVFALGDNATPAQQQAYLQFRRRVQTRTVELRNLRS, translated from the coding sequence ATGACGACACAGCCACAGGTTCGGAGCCAGGCTCAAGCGGGATTTACGCTCACGGAAGTCATGGTTGCGACCATGATGACGACGGCGCTGCTCGCGGCTGGGTTCGGGGCCTTGACCGTGAGTCAGAAGACCACCCGGGTTAGCGGTCAGGTTGGGCAGACACAGGCCACAGCGCGGAATGCCCTCGACATGATCACGGCCGATCTGAAGCTGGCCGGTTTCGGGATGCAGGGACTCACGACACCCGTCGGGGGGTGTCATATCAACGGAACTCCGTCCGCGCTCGTGCCGGCAGACAACAATCCGGCAGGAGCCGATTTCGGACCTGACTCTATCTCAATGGTCGTTCCGATGACGAATTCGATTCCCGCAGTGGGAGCGCTATGGCAGGTGTTTGTGCCACCGGCCGGAACCATCGGGGGGCCGAAGACGCCCATTACCAATATTCCAATGCCGGCGAATGCCACTACGGGGATGGGCACCGCTCTCCCTGGCGGGTTTCTCTCACTGCCTGGAAACGTGGTGTCGTTGGGCGGGGTGGCTGGATCAATCATCCAAGCAGCAAATGTCGGCGGGTTAACCATAAGCCCGGCGATTCAGGATCCGACGGCGTTTGGTACCGGAACTCAGGTCTATCTGGTGCAGTGCATCACCTATCAGGTTATTCCTCCGCCTGATGTTCTCAACATCTGCCAGGGGTCGGCGCCCTGTCTCGTTCGTGGAGCAGTACCAGCGGCGCTGGTACTACCGGGTGCCCTGCCGAACTGTAATCAGGTGAACGCGAATTGCGTGCCCATTATGGACGGGGTTGAGGATCTTCAACTGGCCTATGCGTGCGATGGCTGCAACCCCATCATCAATTCAGGAAATCCTGATGGACAGATCGATGATCTGAACGGGAATAACATCTTCGACACCCCCGATTTTGTCACGGATAGAAATTGGTTCGGCACGGCGGCGCCGTTTGGCGCGTCCATGACGCCGGCGAAGATCCGCATGGCTCAGGTCACGATTGTTGCTCGGCAAACGCAGCTAGACCAGGGCATGGGCGAAGGCATCTCGACGAATGTCTCGAACAATAACGCAATTACCAACGTGAGTGACCACAATCATGTAACCGGGGTCTTCGCGCTCGGCGATAACGCTACACCGGCTCAACAGCAAGCCTATCTGCAGTTTCGCCGACGGGTGCAGACTCGTACGGTTGAGCTCCGAAATTTGAGGTCATAA